A region from the Pseudomonas promysalinigenes genome encodes:
- a CDS encoding sensor domain-containing diguanylate cyclase: MPSRSALLSQRSLILALLLLLACGFLATSLISYFASRSAIRDGIVNTELPLTSDTVYSEIQKDLIRPVLIASMMAQDTFLRDWVLAGEQDTQRITRYLGEVMGKQDIFTSFFVSDRSLTYYQAKGVLKQVVPGTWRDAWYFRLRQMQAPYEINVDVDMANQDSLTVFINYRVLDYQQRFIGAAGVGLSVDAVIKLIDNYQLRYQRSVFFTDAQGKVILTGSHGAPHDLKVGQPLADNADLKALLALRPTPAEGSHEYNDSEGHSHFLNVRQLPELGWYLMVDKRETGTLDHIRHSLYLNLVICAMITLVVLCLLNGMLRRHRASTEALATLDSLTGLPNRRSFDVLAAQALKDAQRNCAPLVALLIDLDHFKVLNDTHGHLAGDEVLRQFANVLQGSLRQSDILCRWGGEEFIVLLRETECRQALEVAQKIRRRTEQLTFNYEENPLRLTTSIGVSALQPGDSLHALLTRADRALYRAKQSGRNCVCSETPESGHD, encoded by the coding sequence ATGCCTTCACGCTCCGCCCTGTTATCACAGCGCTCGCTGATACTGGCCCTACTGCTGTTGCTGGCCTGTGGCTTTCTCGCCACTTCGCTGATCAGCTACTTCGCTTCGCGCAGCGCGATTCGTGACGGCATCGTCAACACTGAACTGCCACTGACCTCCGACACCGTCTACTCGGAAATCCAGAAAGACCTCATACGCCCGGTGCTGATCGCCTCGATGATGGCCCAGGACACCTTCCTGCGTGACTGGGTGCTGGCCGGTGAACAAGATACCCAGCGCATCACCCGCTACCTCGGCGAGGTCATGGGCAAACAGGATATCTTCACATCATTCTTCGTCTCCGACCGCAGCCTCACCTATTACCAGGCCAAGGGCGTGCTCAAGCAAGTGGTGCCCGGTACCTGGCGCGATGCCTGGTATTTCCGCCTGCGCCAGATGCAAGCGCCTTATGAAATAAACGTCGACGTGGACATGGCGAACCAGGATAGCCTGACCGTGTTCATCAACTACCGCGTCCTGGATTACCAGCAGCGCTTCATCGGCGCTGCCGGGGTTGGCCTGAGCGTGGACGCGGTGATCAAACTCATCGACAACTATCAGCTTCGCTATCAACGCTCGGTATTCTTCACTGACGCCCAAGGGAAGGTCATCCTAACCGGCTCCCACGGTGCGCCCCATGACCTGAAGGTCGGCCAACCTCTGGCCGACAATGCCGACCTAAAAGCGTTGCTTGCACTACGCCCGACGCCTGCCGAAGGCAGCCACGAATACAACGACAGCGAGGGCCACAGCCACTTCCTCAATGTGCGGCAGCTGCCTGAGCTGGGCTGGTATCTGATGGTGGACAAACGTGAAACCGGCACCCTGGATCACATCCGTCACTCGCTGTACCTGAACCTGGTCATCTGCGCGATGATCACCCTGGTGGTACTGTGCCTGCTCAACGGCATGCTCAGGCGGCATCGCGCCAGCACCGAGGCGCTAGCCACCCTCGATAGCCTCACCGGCCTGCCCAACCGGCGCAGTTTCGATGTTCTGGCTGCACAAGCGCTAAAAGATGCTCAGCGCAATTGCGCACCGCTGGTCGCGTTGTTGATCGACCTCGATCATTTCAAGGTGCTCAATGATACCCATGGTCATCTGGCAGGCGACGAAGTGCTGCGTCAGTTCGCCAACGTGCTGCAAGGCAGCCTGCGCCAGTCGGATATACTCTGCCGCTGGGGGGGTGAGGAGTTCATCGTGTTGTTGCGTGAAACCGAATGCAGGCAGGCGCTGGAAGTGGCGCAGAAGATCCGTCGCCGTACCGAGCAACTGACCTTCAACTATGAAGAAAACCCTTTGCGCCTGACCACCAGTATCGGCGTCAGCGCCTTGCAGCCTGGCGACTCCCTGCACGCCCTGCTGACCCGCGCCGACCGTGCCCTCTACCGTGCCAAGCAGTCCGGTCGCAACTGCGTCTGCAGTGAAACACCGGAAAGCGGTCATGACTGA
- a CDS encoding enoyl-CoA hydratase/isomerase family protein produces MAIHCEVLTGVDGARIGIATLDAPKALNALDLPMIEVLGEQLHRWARDPAVVCVLLRGNGAKAFCAGGDVRALAQACLAHPGGVPPLAASFFAAEYRLDYLLHTYPKPLLCWGHGHVLGGGMGLLQGAGVRIVTPSSRLAMPEISIGLYPDVGASWFLARLPGKLGLFLGLTGAPINARDALDLGLADRFFGEQQQKSLIEELLQLNWQEQTALQLNSLLKAEQHRAWAELPSAQWLPRRQELDSLLDVADPAAAWRALQGLKHHSDPVLADAGQRLDQGCPLTAHLVWEQLHRARHLSLAQVFQMEYGISLNCCRHPEFSEGVRARLLDKDNQPRWHWPDVAQVPAAVVEAHFAKVWEGRHPLQDLDA; encoded by the coding sequence ATGGCCATTCATTGCGAGGTACTAACCGGCGTCGATGGCGCCCGTATCGGCATCGCCACCCTCGATGCGCCCAAGGCGCTGAACGCTCTCGACCTGCCGATGATCGAAGTGCTCGGCGAACAGTTGCACCGTTGGGCCCGCGACCCTGCAGTGGTCTGCGTACTGTTGCGTGGCAACGGCGCGAAGGCGTTCTGCGCCGGCGGCGATGTGCGAGCGCTGGCCCAGGCCTGTCTCGCGCACCCCGGCGGTGTACCGCCGCTGGCCGCCAGCTTCTTCGCGGCCGAATACCGTCTGGACTACCTGCTGCACACCTACCCCAAACCGTTGCTGTGCTGGGGCCACGGCCATGTGCTGGGTGGCGGCATGGGCCTGCTGCAAGGCGCTGGAGTACGTATCGTCACACCCAGCAGCCGCCTGGCGATGCCAGAAATCAGCATCGGCCTGTACCCGGACGTTGGCGCCAGCTGGTTCCTCGCCCGACTGCCCGGCAAGCTCGGCCTGTTCCTAGGGCTGACAGGAGCGCCAATCAACGCCCGAGATGCCCTGGACCTGGGTCTGGCTGACCGTTTCTTCGGCGAACAACAGCAAAAGTCATTGATCGAAGAGTTGCTCCAACTGAACTGGCAAGAGCAGACCGCCCTACAACTCAATAGCCTACTCAAGGCAGAGCAGCATCGCGCCTGGGCCGAGTTGCCGAGTGCGCAATGGTTGCCGCGGCGCCAGGAGCTGGACTCACTGCTTGATGTGGCAGACCCCGCAGCCGCCTGGCGGGCGTTGCAGGGCCTCAAGCACCATAGCGACCCGGTACTGGCCGACGCCGGGCAGCGCCTGGATCAAGGCTGCCCGCTGACGGCGCACCTGGTGTGGGAACAACTGCACCGCGCACGCCACCTGTCATTGGCTCAGGTGTTTCAGATGGAGTACGGCATCAGCCTCAATTGCTGCCGGCATCCGGAATTCAGCGAGGGCGTGCGTGCCCGACTATTGGACAAGGACAACCAGCCGCGCTGGCACTGGCCAGACGTTGCACAAGTGCCCGCAGCGGTGGTCGAGGCGCATTTCGCCAAGGTGTGGGAGGGGCGCCACCCACTGCAAGACCTCGATGCGTGA
- the ung gene encoding uracil-DNA glycosylase, protein MTEDDRIKLEPSWKAALRAEFDQPYMQQLREFLRQEHAAGKEIYPPGPLIFNALNTTPLSQVKVVILGQDPYHGPGQAHGLCFSVQPGVPAPPSLVNIYKELQRDLNIPIPNHGYLQSWAEQGVLLLNTTMTVERANAASHAKKGWELFTDRIIQVVSEQCPNVVFLLWGAHAQSKQKLIDGTKHLVLKSVHPSPLSAYRGFLGCGHFSRTNAFLEQRGMAPINWALPPL, encoded by the coding sequence ATGACTGAAGACGATCGCATCAAACTCGAACCCAGCTGGAAGGCTGCCCTACGCGCCGAGTTCGACCAGCCCTACATGCAGCAGTTGCGTGAGTTCCTGCGCCAGGAGCACGCAGCCGGCAAAGAGATCTACCCGCCGGGGCCGTTGATTTTCAACGCGCTCAATACCACCCCGCTGAGCCAAGTCAAAGTGGTGATCCTCGGCCAGGACCCGTACCACGGCCCCGGCCAAGCCCATGGCCTGTGCTTCTCGGTACAGCCGGGCGTACCGGCACCGCCGTCGCTGGTCAACATCTACAAAGAGTTGCAGCGCGACCTGAACATCCCCATCCCTAATCACGGCTACCTGCAAAGCTGGGCCGAGCAGGGCGTGCTGCTGCTCAATACCACCATGACGGTCGAGCGCGCCAATGCAGCCTCGCATGCCAAGAAGGGTTGGGAGCTATTTACCGACCGAATCATCCAGGTAGTCAGCGAGCAGTGCCCCAACGTGGTGTTCCTGCTGTGGGGGGCACATGCCCAGAGCAAGCAGAAGCTGATCGACGGCACCAAGCACCTGGTGCTCAAGTCGGTGCATCCCTCGCCACTGTCGGCATACCGCGGTTTTCTTGGTTGTGGGCACTTCAGCCGTACCAATGCCTTTCTCGAACAGCGCGGCATGGCGCCTATCAACTGGGCATTGCCGCCACTGTGA
- a CDS encoding AbrB family transcriptional regulator: MPDRSVPLFVATGLVGLAGGYAASKVGWPLPWMVGSLLAIILVRCLTPWQLAEIPNGRKCGQCIIGIGIGLHFTPAVIEQVASHFALICFGALFTTLSSVISVWLLRRTGEDRATAFFASMPGGSGEMVNLGARNGAVLSQVAAAQSLRVLTVVLCVPALFKFLLGDGVPLNHTASVSWGWLALIVPLGVGMGFVWQRLRQPNPWLFGPLLVAASISLIGTLQIALPDGASQVGQWLIGSGLACHFNRAFFRRAPYFLGRTLLATSLCMAIAGSAAWVLSMMTELDLRSLTLGMMPGGIAEMSLTAETLQLSVPLVTALQVVRLVLVLFLAEPLFRYWVKARP; this comes from the coding sequence ATGCCTGATCGGTCTGTACCGCTGTTCGTTGCCACCGGGCTGGTCGGGCTTGCAGGCGGTTATGCCGCCAGCAAGGTCGGCTGGCCTTTGCCTTGGATGGTCGGCTCGTTGCTGGCGATCATCCTGGTGCGCTGCCTGACGCCTTGGCAGCTAGCGGAAATACCCAATGGCCGCAAATGCGGCCAATGCATCATTGGTATCGGTATAGGCCTGCACTTCACCCCGGCAGTGATCGAGCAAGTCGCCAGCCACTTCGCACTGATCTGCTTCGGCGCACTGTTCACCACCTTGTCCAGCGTCATCAGCGTATGGCTGCTGCGGCGCACCGGAGAGGACCGTGCCACCGCGTTCTTCGCCAGCATGCCCGGTGGTTCGGGTGAAATGGTCAACCTTGGCGCGCGCAACGGTGCTGTGCTCAGCCAAGTGGCTGCAGCGCAGAGCCTGCGGGTACTGACGGTGGTGCTGTGCGTGCCGGCACTGTTCAAGTTTCTGCTAGGCGATGGCGTGCCACTGAACCACACCGCCAGTGTCAGCTGGGGCTGGCTGGCGCTGATCGTGCCGCTGGGTGTGGGCATGGGCTTTGTGTGGCAGCGCCTGCGTCAACCCAACCCTTGGCTGTTCGGCCCTCTGCTGGTGGCCGCCTCGATAAGCCTTATAGGTACGTTGCAGATCGCCCTGCCCGATGGCGCCAGCCAGGTAGGCCAGTGGCTGATCGGCAGCGGGCTGGCATGCCACTTCAACCGGGCGTTTTTCCGCCGCGCACCGTACTTTCTTGGCCGTACACTGCTTGCCACTTCGCTGTGCATGGCCATTGCCGGCAGCGCTGCATGGGTGCTCAGTATGATGACCGAACTTGACCTGCGCTCACTGACGCTGGGAATGATGCCAGGCGGCATCGCCGAGATGAGCCTTACGGCTGAGACCTTGCAACTGTCGGTACCGCTGGTAACGGCGCTGCAGGTGGTGCGGCTGGTGCTGGTGCTGTTTCTGGCAGAGCCATTGTTCAGATATTGGGTAAAGGCCCGTCCGTAA
- a CDS encoding tripartite tricarboxylate transporter permease: MDTLSYLGQGFGVALSPYNLVTALSGTLIGTVVGLLPGLGPINGVALLIPIAFALGLPPESALILLAAVYLGCEYGGRISSILLNIPGEASTVMTTLDGYPMARQGLAGVALSLSAWSSFIGALIATCGMVLFAPLLAKWAIAFGPAEYFVLMVFAIVALGGMAGDKPLKTFIAALIGLFLSAVGIDANSGVYRFTGDSVHLADGIQFVVLVLGLFSVSEILLLLEKTHHGHEAVKATGRMLFNLKEAASVFVVNIRCGLLGFIMGVLPGAGATLASAVAYMTEKRLAGESGKFGKGDARGLAAPETAIGASCCGALVPMLTLGVPGSGTTAVMIGALTLYNITPGPLLFEQQPDIVWGLIASLFIANIMLVILNIPMIRIFTRILAVPNWALVPVIAIITAIGVYAVHATTFDLFLMVGIGIMGYILRKLDFPLSPILLGFILGGLMEQNLRRALSISNGELGILWSSPISMGVWVLVGCMLALPLLRIWRKRSLQRRAMADA; this comes from the coding sequence ATGGATACCTTGAGCTACCTGGGCCAGGGCTTCGGCGTCGCCCTGTCCCCCTACAACCTGGTCACCGCCCTGTCGGGCACGCTGATCGGCACCGTGGTCGGCTTGCTGCCAGGCCTGGGCCCGATCAACGGCGTGGCGCTGCTGATCCCAATCGCTTTCGCCCTGGGCCTGCCGCCGGAGTCTGCATTGATCCTGCTAGCTGCCGTTTACCTGGGTTGCGAGTACGGCGGCCGGATCAGCTCGATCCTGCTGAATATTCCCGGCGAAGCCTCGACCGTGATGACCACCCTGGACGGTTACCCAATGGCACGCCAGGGCTTGGCCGGCGTGGCTCTGTCGCTGTCGGCCTGGAGCTCGTTCATCGGCGCGCTCATCGCCACTTGCGGCATGGTGCTGTTCGCCCCGCTTCTGGCCAAGTGGGCGATCGCCTTTGGCCCGGCGGAGTACTTCGTGCTGATGGTGTTCGCCATCGTCGCCCTGGGCGGCATGGCCGGTGACAAGCCGCTAAAAACCTTCATCGCCGCACTGATCGGACTGTTCCTGTCGGCCGTCGGTATCGATGCCAACAGCGGCGTCTACCGCTTCACCGGCGACAGTGTGCACCTGGCCGATGGCATCCAGTTCGTGGTGCTGGTACTGGGCCTGTTCTCGGTCAGCGAGATCCTGCTGTTGCTGGAAAAAACCCACCATGGCCACGAAGCGGTCAAGGCCACCGGGCGCATGCTGTTCAATCTAAAGGAAGCGGCGTCGGTGTTCGTGGTCAACATCCGCTGCGGCCTGCTGGGCTTCATCATGGGCGTGCTGCCAGGCGCCGGTGCAACCCTGGCCAGTGCTGTTGCCTACATGACCGAAAAACGGCTGGCCGGTGAATCGGGCAAGTTCGGCAAGGGTGATGCCCGCGGCCTGGCGGCCCCGGAAACCGCTATCGGTGCATCCTGCTGCGGTGCGCTGGTACCGATGCTGACCCTTGGCGTGCCCGGCTCGGGCACTACTGCGGTAATGATCGGCGCGCTCACCCTGTACAACATCACTCCAGGCCCGCTGCTGTTCGAACAACAGCCAGACATCGTCTGGGGCCTGATCGCCTCGTTGTTCATCGCCAACATCATGCTGGTGATTCTGAACATTCCGATGATCCGCATCTTCACTCGCATTCTGGCCGTGCCGAACTGGGCGCTGGTGCCGGTGATCGCAATCATTACCGCAATCGGCGTGTACGCCGTGCATGCCACCACCTTCGACCTGTTCCTGATGGTCGGCATCGGCATCATGGGCTACATCCTGCGCAAGCTGGACTTCCCGCTGTCGCCGATTCTGCTGGGCTTCATCCTCGGTGGCCTGATGGAGCAGAACCTGCGCCGCGCCCTGTCGATCTCCAACGGTGAACTGGGCATCCTCTGGTCGAGCCCGATCAGCATGGGCGTTTGGGTATTGGTGGGCTGCATGCTGGCACTGCCGCTGCTGCGCATCTGGCGCAAACGCAGCCTGCAGCGCCGGGCCATGGCCGATGCCTGA
- a CDS encoding tripartite tricarboxylate transporter TctB family protein yields the protein MILQRLFAVVLLALCAILAVMAWPYQAAFSYEPVGPRAYPLLMLGLMSLGLLYLAIRPTPIVRKDDEPELDRQTLIKITCCVGLLVLFAATFEVLGFILSAILVGIPMARLYGGRWLHSTLVVVGMSVFLYWLFDRVMDVPLPLGLLSVLEN from the coding sequence ATGATCCTGCAACGCCTCTTCGCCGTGGTCTTGCTGGCGCTGTGCGCCATCCTGGCCGTGATGGCCTGGCCCTATCAGGCCGCTTTTTCCTACGAGCCGGTAGGGCCCCGGGCCTACCCGTTGCTGATGCTCGGCTTGATGAGCCTGGGCTTGCTGTACCTGGCCATCCGCCCGACCCCCATCGTGCGCAAGGACGATGAACCAGAGCTGGACCGCCAAACCCTGATCAAGATCACCTGCTGCGTCGGCCTGTTGGTGCTGTTCGCAGCCACCTTCGAAGTACTGGGCTTCATCCTCAGCGCCATTCTGGTCGGCATCCCCATGGCCCGCCTGTACGGTGGCCGCTGGCTGCACAGCACCCTGGTGGTGGTGGGCATGAGCGTCTTCCTCTACTGGCTGTTCGACCGCGTCATGGACGTACCCCTGCCCCTTGGCCTGCTGAGCGTACTGGAGAACTGA
- a CDS encoding Bug family tripartite tricarboxylate transporter substrate binding protein, protein MTFSLRRLALATGCLLLAGNALAAEPKRPECIAPASPGGGFDLTCKLAQSALVQEKILSKPMRVTYMPGGVGAVAYNAVVAQRPADAGTLVAWSSGSLLNLAQGKFGRFDENAVKWLAAVGTSYGAIAVKSDSPYKSLDDLVAALKKDPSKVVIGSGGTVGSQDWMQTALIAKAAGINPRDLRYVALEGGGEIATALLGGHIQVGSTDISDSMPHIQSGNMRILAVFSENRLDEPEMKDIPTAREQGYDIVWPVVRGFYLGPKVSDEEYAWWKESFDKMLASEDFAKLRDQRELFPFAMTGSELDGYVKNQVAEYKKLAKEFGLVQ, encoded by the coding sequence ATGACCTTTTCCCTGCGCCGCCTCGCCCTCGCCACCGGTTGCCTGTTGCTGGCCGGTAACGCTCTGGCCGCCGAGCCCAAACGCCCCGAGTGCATTGCCCCAGCCTCCCCAGGCGGTGGCTTCGACCTGACCTGTAAGCTGGCGCAGAGCGCCCTGGTGCAGGAAAAAATCCTCAGCAAGCCGATGCGTGTGACCTACATGCCTGGCGGTGTCGGCGCGGTGGCGTACAACGCGGTGGTCGCCCAGCGCCCGGCCGACGCCGGCACCCTGGTCGCCTGGTCCAGTGGCTCTTTGTTGAACCTGGCCCAGGGCAAGTTCGGCCGCTTTGACGAGAACGCGGTGAAGTGGCTGGCCGCCGTCGGCACCAGCTACGGCGCTATCGCAGTGAAAAGCGACTCGCCCTATAAAAGCCTCGACGACTTGGTCGCGGCGCTGAAAAAGGACCCGAGCAAGGTCGTGATCGGTTCTGGCGGCACCGTCGGCAGCCAGGACTGGATGCAAACCGCATTGATCGCCAAAGCAGCGGGTATCAACCCGCGAGACCTGCGCTACGTGGCCCTTGAAGGCGGCGGTGAAATCGCCACCGCTTTGCTGGGTGGGCATATCCAGGTTGGCTCCACCGACATCTCCGACTCCATGCCGCACATCCAGAGCGGCAATATGCGCATCCTCGCCGTGTTCTCTGAAAACCGCCTGGACGAGCCAGAAATGAAAGATATCCCCACTGCCAGGGAGCAGGGCTACGACATCGTTTGGCCAGTGGTGCGCGGTTTCTACCTCGGCCCGAAGGTGAGCGACGAGGAATACGCCTGGTGGAAAGAATCGTTCGACAAGATGCTGGCCTCCGAAGACTTCGCCAAGCTGCGTGACCAGCGTGAGCTGTTCCCGTTCGCCATGACCGGCTCGGAGCTGGACGGTTATGTGAAGAACCAAGTGGCTGAGTACAAGAAACTGGCCAAGGAATTCGGCCTGGTTCAGTGA
- a CDS encoding OprD family porin, with translation MLSLQPKAFAPSRSLSPRPSAIASALALAGVAPLSQAAFLEDSTATFETRNMYFNRDFRDGTSAQQSKRDEWAQGFMLNFESGYTDGTVGFGVDALGMMGIKLDSSPDRTDTGLLPTHDDGKAANEYSKLGLTGKVKVSKTELKIGTLIPELPTLQPNDGRILPQTFEGGLLTSQEIKGLTFTGGRLDKAKDRNDTNWEDLALNNKNGRFGGSFSADNLDLAGLDYKFSDRITGSYHFAQLDDIYRQHFIGMLATQPWGPGALAADVRLAISDDAGAAKAGRIDNTTFNTMFSYSLGGHKVSAAWQQLSGDSAFPYIDGADPYLVNFVQINDFANADERSWQARYDYNFAALGIPGLSFMTRYINGDNVSRAAGGEGKEWERDSEIKYVVQAGPLKNVAVRLRNATFRSNFARDADEVRVLVSYSVALW, from the coding sequence ATGCTGTCATTGCAGCCGAAGGCGTTCGCGCCTAGCCGTTCCCTGTCCCCGCGCCCCTCTGCCATCGCCAGCGCTCTTGCACTTGCCGGTGTTGCTCCGCTCAGCCAGGCCGCCTTCTTGGAAGACAGCACGGCGACCTTTGAAACCCGCAACATGTATTTCAATCGCGACTTTCGCGACGGCACCAGTGCGCAGCAATCCAAGCGCGACGAATGGGCCCAGGGTTTCATGCTCAACTTCGAGTCCGGCTACACCGATGGCACGGTGGGCTTCGGCGTGGATGCGCTGGGTATGATGGGCATCAAGCTTGATTCCAGCCCCGACCGCACCGACACCGGCCTGCTGCCGACCCACGATGACGGCAAAGCCGCCAACGAATACTCCAAGCTTGGGCTGACCGGCAAGGTCAAAGTTTCCAAGACCGAGCTTAAGATCGGCACTCTCATCCCTGAACTGCCGACCTTGCAGCCCAATGACGGGCGCATTCTGCCGCAAACCTTCGAAGGCGGCCTGCTGACTTCTCAGGAGATCAAGGGCCTGACCTTCACCGGTGGGCGCCTGGACAAGGCCAAGGACCGCAACGATACCAACTGGGAAGACCTTGCCCTGAACAACAAGAACGGCCGCTTCGGTGGTTCGTTCAGCGCCGACAACCTCGATCTGGCGGGCCTTGACTACAAGTTCTCCGACCGCATCACCGGCAGCTACCACTTCGCGCAGCTCGATGACATCTACCGCCAGCACTTCATCGGCATGCTCGCCACCCAGCCCTGGGGCCCGGGCGCCCTCGCCGCCGACGTACGCCTGGCAATCAGTGACGACGCAGGGGCGGCCAAGGCCGGGCGAATTGACAACACCACCTTCAACACCATGTTCAGCTATAGCCTGGGTGGGCACAAAGTCAGCGCCGCCTGGCAGCAGCTGTCGGGCGACAGCGCCTTCCCCTACATCGACGGCGCCGATCCCTACCTGGTCAACTTTGTACAGATCAACGACTTCGCCAATGCCGACGAGCGCTCCTGGCAAGCCCGCTACGACTACAACTTCGCCGCCCTGGGCATTCCAGGCCTGAGCTTCATGACCCGCTACATCAATGGCGATAACGTCAGCCGCGCCGCTGGTGGCGAGGGCAAGGAGTGGGAACGCGACAGCGAAATCAAGTACGTGGTACAAGCCGGCCCGTTGAAAAACGTCGCCGTGCGCCTGCGCAACGCCACCTTCCGCTCCAATTTCGCCCGTGATGCGGACGAAGTACGGGTACTGGTGAGCTACAGCGTAGCCCTGTGGTAA
- a CDS encoding response regulator: MRVLLVEDHLQLAESVAQALKSHGLTVDVLHDGVAADLALASEEYAVAVLDVGLPRMDGFEVLARLRGRGKTVPVLMLTARSDVKDRVHGLNLGADDYLAKPFELTELEARVKALLRRSVLGGERQQRCGPLVYDLDTRRFNLGDDILTLTSREQSVLEALIARPGRVMSKEQLAAQVFGLDEEASPDAIEIYVHRLRKKLDGYPVAIVTFRGLGYLLEHRDAQ; encoded by the coding sequence ATGCGAGTACTGCTGGTCGAAGACCACCTGCAACTGGCCGAAAGCGTTGCCCAGGCCCTCAAGAGTCACGGCCTGACGGTGGATGTGCTGCATGATGGCGTAGCTGCCGACCTGGCCTTGGCCAGCGAGGAGTACGCCGTTGCCGTGCTCGATGTGGGCCTGCCGCGCATGGACGGTTTCGAAGTGCTGGCGCGCCTGCGCGGCCGTGGCAAGACTGTACCGGTGCTGATGCTGACAGCGCGCAGCGATGTGAAGGACCGTGTGCATGGCCTGAACCTGGGGGCGGACGATTACCTGGCGAAACCTTTCGAACTGACCGAGCTCGAGGCCCGGGTCAAGGCATTGCTGCGGCGCAGTGTGCTGGGTGGTGAACGCCAGCAACGTTGCGGGCCATTGGTTTACGATCTGGACACCCGACGCTTCAACCTCGGGGACGACATTCTGACGCTGACCTCTCGTGAGCAGAGCGTGCTCGAGGCCTTGATCGCTCGCCCCGGCCGGGTGATGAGCAAGGAGCAGTTGGCGGCGCAGGTCTTTGGCCTGGATGAAGAGGCCAGCCCAGACGCCATCGAAATCTACGTTCATCGCCTGCGCAAGAAGCTCGATGGCTACCCGGTCGCCATCGTCACGTTCCGGGGCCTGGGTTATTTGCTTGAGCATCGTGATGCGCAGTAA
- a CDS encoding sensor histidine kinase: protein MRSNGSLRGRLLGNLALLLVVLMLASGLSAYWNGREAADTAYDRTLLASARTIAAGLSQRDGSLSADVPYVALDTFAYDSAGRIYYQVLDINQKLISGYEHLPPPPPGTPRTDDYPALARFYDATYLGQDVRVVSLLKAVSEPNMNGMAEIRVAETEEARVRMARSLMADTLLRLGMLALGALVLVWFAVSAALRPLERLRTAVEERQPDDLRALPVVQVQHELTPLVGALNHFTERLRGQFERQAKFIAEAAHELRTPLAALKARVELGLRSQRPEEWRQTLETAAQGTDRLTHLANQLLSLARVENGARAIAEGGAQRLDLSQLARELGMAMAPLAYNRGVALALEAPAPVWLKGEPTLLNELLSNLVDNALAHTPANGNVIIRVLGPAVLEVEDDGPGIPEDERERVFERFYRRGVQGSGLGLAIVGEICRAHLAQISLHDGEKGGLKVRVSFIAD from the coding sequence ATGCGCAGTAATGGCAGCCTGCGCGGGCGGCTGCTGGGCAACCTTGCGCTGCTTCTAGTGGTATTGATGCTGGCCAGTGGCTTGAGCGCTTACTGGAATGGACGTGAAGCTGCCGATACCGCTTATGACCGGACCCTGCTGGCATCGGCACGTACCATTGCCGCCGGGCTTTCGCAGCGCGACGGCAGCCTCAGCGCCGATGTGCCTTATGTGGCCCTCGATACCTTCGCCTATGACAGCGCCGGGCGTATCTACTATCAGGTCCTGGACATCAACCAAAAGTTGATTTCAGGCTATGAGCACCTGCCACCGCCGCCGCCCGGCACGCCGCGTACTGACGACTACCCCGCACTGGCGCGCTTCTACGATGCCACGTACCTTGGCCAGGACGTGCGCGTGGTCAGCCTGCTCAAAGCGGTGAGCGAGCCGAACATGAACGGCATGGCAGAAATTCGCGTGGCCGAGACCGAAGAGGCGAGGGTACGCATGGCGCGCAGCTTGATGGCCGATACGCTGCTGCGTCTGGGCATGCTGGCGCTGGGCGCACTGGTATTGGTGTGGTTTGCCGTGAGTGCGGCGCTACGGCCGTTGGAGCGCCTGCGCACGGCGGTCGAGGAGCGTCAGCCTGATGACCTGCGGGCGCTGCCAGTGGTGCAGGTGCAGCATGAGCTGACGCCGCTGGTCGGTGCCCTGAACCACTTCACCGAGCGTTTGCGCGGGCAGTTCGAACGCCAGGCAAAGTTCATCGCCGAAGCTGCCCACGAACTACGTACACCGTTGGCGGCCCTCAAGGCGCGGGTCGAGCTGGGGCTGCGCTCGCAGCGGCCCGAAGAATGGCGGCAAACCCTGGAAACCGCCGCACAGGGTACCGACCGGTTGACTCATCTGGCCAATCAGTTGCTGTCGTTGGCGCGGGTTGAAAATGGCGCCCGTGCCATTGCCGAGGGCGGGGCACAGCGTCTGGACCTGAGCCAGCTTGCCCGGGAACTGGGGATGGCCATGGCGCCATTGGCCTATAACCGGGGTGTGGCTTTGGCGCTTGAGGCACCGGCGCCAGTGTGGCTGAAAGGAGAGCCAACTTTGCTCAATGAGTTGCTCAGCAACCTGGTGGACAACGCCCTGGCCCATACGCCGGCCAATGGCAATGTCATCATTCGTGTACTGGGCCCGGCGGTACTTGAGGTCGAAGATGACGGTCCCGGCATCCCCGAAGATGAGCGGGAACGAGTATTCGAGCGGTTCTACCGTAGAGGTGTGCAGGGCAGCGGCCTGGGCTTGGCTATCGTGGGTGAGATCTGCCGGGCTCACTTGGCGCAGATCAGCCTGCACGATGGCGAGAAGGGTGGGCTGAAGGTGCGCGTGAGCTTCATCGCTGACTGA